The following are encoded together in the Gammaproteobacteria bacterium genome:
- a CDS encoding UPF0104 family protein yields WTYVNWLVKLAAFAWVLTLFAPVPAAPALLGVIAGDLTSVLPVHGVAGAGTYEAGVVAALLPLGLDAGAALRGAVNLHLFILASTVLGGAASLLIRTPPRE; encoded by the coding sequence GTGGACTTATGTCAACTGGCTGGTGAAACTGGCGGCTTTTGCCTGGGTGTTGACCCTGTTCGCGCCTGTACCTGCCGCCCCTGCCCTGCTGGGGGTCATCGCCGGCGATCTCACCAGCGTGCTGCCGGTGCATGGCGTGGCCGGCGCGGGCACCTATGAAGCGGGAGTGGTGGCGGCACTGCTGCCCCTGGGGCTGGACGCCGGGGCGGCCTTGCGCGGGGCGGTCAATCTGCATCTGTTCATTCTGGCCAGCACGGTGCTGGGGGGGGCTGCAAGCCTGTTGATCCGGACGCCGCCCCGTGAATGA
- a CDS encoding glycosyltransferase codes for MNEALLLWINRDWAHPALDALSTWLSSRGGFAFPLLALLLIGFVSRWGKAGARLWLMALLVIGSGDLLGNVLKNAFQHPRPCFELAGQVRLPGQPPGAACGPNLTGMPSNHALNFFAAAMFLSLVLGGRARSLFLVAALVALSRVYLGKHYPAQVLVGGGIGILWGLLWARFGVKYAPLPASARPSQLNWPPMSTTEQTELPHRLSIVVPLYNEQDSVTPLVQRVHECLAHYHHPWELILVSDGSSDGTESEMQAAREKWGRHVRLIYLQRNFGQTAAMQAGIDATRGDVIVTMDGDLQNDPVDIPRLVKRLLEENLDLVSGWRQNRQDNLIRKIPSRLANKLIGQITGVPLHDYGCSLKVFRAPVIKSVRLYGEMHRFIPAWLAANTSPARIKEEVVHHHARQFGQSKYGLGRTFRVLLDLLAVYFFMRFRARPGHFFGRIGLIFGALGGAGLTYLAFVKLALGESIGTRPLLLISVLFVVVSVQFLTTGVLSEMMARTYYESSDTRSYLIRADSASANNGEAAWNEPA; via the coding sequence GTGAATGAAGCCCTGCTGCTGTGGATCAACCGGGACTGGGCCCACCCCGCCCTGGATGCCTTGTCCACCTGGCTGTCGTCCCGGGGGGGCTTCGCTTTTCCGCTGCTGGCCTTGTTGCTGATCGGTTTCGTGAGCCGCTGGGGCAAAGCGGGGGCCAGGCTGTGGCTCATGGCGCTGCTGGTGATCGGCAGCGGGGATCTTCTTGGCAACGTGTTGAAAAATGCTTTCCAGCACCCCCGCCCCTGTTTCGAACTGGCCGGGCAGGTGCGCCTCCCCGGCCAGCCACCCGGCGCTGCCTGCGGCCCCAATCTCACCGGCATGCCCTCCAATCACGCGCTGAATTTCTTCGCCGCGGCCATGTTTTTGAGCCTGGTGCTGGGGGGGCGGGCGCGCAGTCTGTTCCTGGTGGCGGCGCTGGTGGCCTTGTCCCGGGTGTATCTGGGCAAGCATTACCCCGCACAAGTCCTGGTGGGGGGCGGCATCGGCATCCTTTGGGGCCTGCTGTGGGCGCGCTTTGGGGTAAAATACGCCCCCTTGCCCGCGTCAGCGCGGCCGTCCCAATTGAACTGGCCCCCCATGAGCACCACCGAACAAACCGAGCTGCCCCACCGTTTGTCCATCGTCGTCCCCCTGTACAACGAACAAGACAGCGTCACCCCCCTGGTCCAGCGGGTGCACGAGTGTCTGGCGCACTACCATCACCCCTGGGAGCTGATCCTGGTCTCCGACGGCAGCAGCGACGGCACCGAGAGTGAGATGCAGGCCGCCCGCGAAAAATGGGGCCGCCATGTGCGCCTGATTTATCTGCAACGCAATTTCGGCCAGACCGCCGCCATGCAGGCGGGCATCGACGCCACCCGGGGCGATGTCATCGTCACCATGGACGGCGACTTGCAAAACGACCCGGTCGACATTCCCCGCCTGGTTAAGCGCTTGCTGGAGGAAAACCTGGATCTGGTCTCGGGCTGGCGCCAGAACCGCCAGGACAATCTGATCCGCAAAATCCCCTCGCGCCTGGCCAACAAGCTCATCGGCCAAATCACCGGCGTGCCTCTGCACGATTACGGCTGCAGCCTGAAAGTGTTCCGCGCCCCGGTGATCAAAAGCGTGCGCCTCTACGGCGAAATGCACCGCTTCATCCCCGCCTGGCTGGCCGCCAACACCTCGCCGGCGCGCATCAAGGAAGAAGTGGTGCACCACCACGCGCGGCAGTTCGGCCAGTCCAAATACGGCCTCGGCCGCACCTTCCGGGTGTTGCTGGATTTGCTGGCGGTGTATTTCTTCATGCGCTTCCGGGCCCGGCCGGGGCATTTCTTCGGCCGTATCGGCCTGATCTTCGGCGCTTTGGGAGGCGCGGGGCTGACCTATCTCGCCTTTGTCAAACTGGCCCTGGGCGAGAGCATCGGCACCCGGCCTTTGTTGTTGATCAGCGTGCTGTTCGTGGTGGTGTCGGTGCAGTTTCTCACCACCGGCGTGCTGAGCGAAATGATGGCGCGCACCTATTACGAATCATCCGACACCCGCTCCTATCTGATCCGCGCAGACAGCGCCAGCGCCAACAACGGCGAGGCCGCGTGGAACGAGCCGGCTTAA
- a CDS encoding glycosyltransferase family 39 protein, with translation MERAGLKTVPRRDGLALALLAAALVLFKAWLTRAAGVDMHWDEAQYWEWSRHLDWSYYSKGPWVAWLIALSEVLFGHGEWQTRLPAWLAHGALLALVYAFAFEVWRQRAAAWWAVALVLLTPTYFTLSLVMTTDIWLFLFWTWGLWAAYRALIHGRSRAWLEAGAAVGLGTLTKLSIGLLPAAVGLAVLLVPRWRHQLRSPHLWGGLGLMVLLMSPVILWNAAHDWVMLRHEAGHVGHQSWSLERGLVFLLEQAGALSPLIVAVGLTVWWRPPAEPGPRLLWGLSLGWLAFFFIKALGAKVQLNWPAPVYLGLLILLAGHLPQSSALKRRLVYGGFVLSLVLMTVAYFPYSFGLSARQDPFKEVRAWRAPIEALARQAPAVDFIVVPNYKLAGEVAFYWPRPLPVYVLSTAGRRFNQHDLWPGLEQETGRTGLWISTGAALPAAFTRAFARCRTTAAVAAGTPGGVLRTLHSARCSDYRPVSWPQPGSY, from the coding sequence GTGGAACGAGCCGGCTTAAAGACGGTGCCCCGCCGGGACGGGCTGGCCCTGGCCCTGTTGGCCGCGGCCCTGGTTCTGTTCAAGGCCTGGCTCACCCGCGCCGCGGGGGTGGACATGCATTGGGACGAGGCCCAGTACTGGGAATGGTCCCGCCACCTGGACTGGAGTTATTACTCCAAAGGCCCTTGGGTGGCCTGGCTCATCGCCCTGTCGGAAGTCCTGTTCGGCCACGGCGAGTGGCAGACGCGCCTGCCCGCCTGGCTGGCCCACGGCGCCCTGCTGGCCCTCGTTTACGCCTTCGCCTTCGAGGTGTGGCGGCAGCGTGCGGCGGCCTGGTGGGCGGTGGCACTGGTGCTGCTCACGCCCACTTATTTCACCTTGTCCCTGGTAATGACCACGGACATCTGGCTGTTTTTGTTTTGGACCTGGGGTTTGTGGGCGGCCTATCGCGCCCTGATTCACGGCCGCTCCCGCGCCTGGCTGGAAGCGGGGGCGGCGGTGGGCCTGGGCACCCTGACCAAGCTCAGCATCGGCCTGCTCCCCGCCGCCGTGGGCTTGGCGGTGCTGCTTGTGCCACGCTGGCGGCATCAGCTGCGCTCGCCCCATCTGTGGGGTGGGCTGGGTTTGATGGTGCTGCTCATGAGCCCGGTGATTCTGTGGAATGCCGCCCACGACTGGGTGATGCTGCGGCACGAAGCGGGCCATGTGGGCCATCAAAGCTGGTCGCTGGAGCGGGGCCTGGTGTTTTTGCTGGAACAGGCGGGGGCCCTCTCCCCCCTCATCGTCGCTGTGGGGCTCACGGTGTGGTGGCGCCCGCCAGCGGAACCGGGACCGCGCCTGCTGTGGGGGCTGTCCCTGGGCTGGCTCGCATTTTTCTTCATCAAGGCCCTGGGCGCCAAGGTGCAGCTCAATTGGCCGGCGCCGGTCTACCTGGGGCTGCTGATTCTGCTGGCCGGCCATCTGCCGCAGTCCAGCGCCCTCAAAAGACGCCTGGTTTACGGTGGTTTCGTCCTGTCGCTGGTCCTGATGACGGTGGCCTATTTCCCCTACTCCTTCGGCCTCAGCGCCCGGCAGGATCCCTTTAAGGAAGTGCGGGCCTGGCGTGCACCCATCGAGGCCCTGGCCCGGCAGGCGCCGGCGGTTGATTTTATTGTCGTGCCCAATTACAAACTGGCCGGGGAGGTCGCCTTCTACTGGCCCCGCCCCCTGCCGGTGTACGTGCTCAGCACCGCCGGGCGCCGTTTCAACCAACACGATCTGTGGCCGGGACTGGAGCAGGAGACGGGACGCACCGGCTTATGGATCAGCACCGGAGCGGCGTTGCCCGCTGCATTCACCCGCGCCTTCGCCCGCTGCCGCACCACTGCCGCCGTGGCCGCGGGCACCCCCGGCGGCGTCCTGAGAACCCTGCACAGCGCCCGGTGCAGCGATTACCGGCCTGTCTCCTGGCCGCAGCCGGGCAGTTATTGA
- a CDS encoding citrate synthase: MSDAPPTVTFIDNATGKQVELPVRRGTHGPPAIEISALYKETGCLTFDPGFVSTASCRSAITYIDGDQGVLLYRGYPIEQLAEKSTFLEVAYLMLYGELPSSGQLAAFTEVITRHTMINESLKSFYRGFYHDAHPMATMVGVVGSLSAFYHDSTDIRNPRHREVAAHRMIAKMPTIAAASYKHSIGEPFVYPRNHLSYAGNFLNMMFSVPTEEYVVDPVAERALDLIFILHADHEQNASTSTVRLAGSSGANPFACIASGIAALWGPAHGGANEAVLNMLNEIGDVRRIPRFIAKAKDKNDPFRLMGFGHRVYKNYDPRAKIIRQMCHEVLEKLGDDSDPLFELALRLEEVALKDDYFIARKLYPNVDFYSGLIYKALRIPTNMFTVMFAIARTVGWVAQWMEMISEPDQRIGRPRQIYDGHARRDYIAMAERPAAPQGFGGTLPNGHVDRGTD; encoded by the coding sequence ATGAGCGATGCGCCCCCCACCGTCACCTTTATCGACAATGCCACCGGCAAGCAGGTCGAACTGCCGGTGCGGCGCGGCACCCACGGCCCCCCTGCCATCGAGATCAGCGCCCTGTACAAGGAAACCGGCTGTCTCACCTTCGACCCCGGCTTTGTCTCCACCGCCAGCTGCCGCAGCGCTATCACCTATATCGACGGCGACCAGGGGGTGTTGCTCTATCGCGGCTATCCCATTGAGCAACTGGCGGAAAAAAGCACCTTTTTGGAGGTGGCTTATTTGATGCTCTATGGCGAGTTGCCCAGCAGCGGGCAGCTTGCCGCTTTTACTGAGGTCATCACCCGCCACACCATGATCAACGAAAGCCTGAAAAGCTTCTACCGGGGCTTTTATCACGATGCGCATCCCATGGCCACCATGGTGGGGGTGGTGGGCTCGCTGTCGGCGTTTTATCACGATTCCACCGACATTCGTAACCCGCGCCACCGGGAGGTGGCGGCCCACCGCATGATCGCCAAAATGCCCACCATCGCCGCGGCCAGTTACAAACATTCCATCGGTGAGCCCTTCGTCTACCCGCGCAACCATCTGAGCTACGCCGGCAACTTTCTGAACATGATGTTCTCCGTGCCCACCGAAGAGTACGTGGTGGACCCGGTGGCGGAAAGGGCTCTGGATCTGATTTTCATTTTGCATGCCGACCATGAGCAAAATGCCTCCACCTCCACCGTGCGCCTGGCGGGCAGTTCCGGCGCCAACCCCTTCGCCTGCATCGCCTCGGGCATCGCCGCCCTGTGGGGGCCGGCCCACGGCGGTGCCAACGAGGCGGTGCTCAACATGCTCAATGAAATCGGCGATGTCAGGCGCATACCCCGGTTCATCGCCAAGGCCAAAGACAAAAACGACCCCTTCCGCCTGATGGGCTTCGGCCACCGGGTGTACAAGAATTACGATCCGCGCGCCAAGATCATCCGCCAGATGTGCCATGAAGTGCTGGAAAAACTGGGCGACGACAGCGACCCCTTGTTCGAACTGGCCCTGCGTCTGGAAGAGGTGGCGCTCAAAGACGATTACTTCATCGCCCGCAAGCTCTACCCCAATGTGGATTTCTATTCGGGGCTGATCTACAAGGCGCTGAGGATTCCCACCAATATGTTCACTGTCATGTTCGCCATTGCCCGCACCGTGGGCTGGGTGGCGCAATGGATGGAAATGATCAGCGAGCCCGATCAGCGCATCGGCCGTCCCCGCCAGATCTACGATGGTCACGCCCGCCGCGACTACATCGCCATGGCCGAGCGGCCAGCGGCGCCCCAGGGGTTCGGCGGCACCCTGCCCAACGGCCATGTGGACCGGGGCACCGATTAG
- the mdh gene encoding malate dehydrogenase — translation MDKIVIVGPGRVGESTAQNLAKDQLCRELVLIGLDAGQARGVALDIQESAPLFEFDTEIRGGADPALMRGADLVIITAGLPRKPGMSRLDLLAANRQILAGIAEHVARYAYDAFVLVVSNPVDLLTFCTWQKLGWARRRVFGLSGVLDSARMASFVARESGFSVRDISAMVIGGHGDAMVPLLRYTTIAGVPLSHFLNDEARARVVEKTRQGGAEIVALKKTSSAYDAPAAAVAAMVDAIVHDRKRLMPCVAVLEGEYGMRGLALGVPTRLGRDGVEKVVELPLTEEEQAALAASAQPLRDALAGLPD, via the coding sequence ATGGACAAGATCGTGATCGTGGGACCCGGGCGTGTGGGTGAATCCACTGCCCAGAATCTGGCCAAGGACCAGCTCTGCCGGGAACTGGTGCTGATCGGCCTGGACGCCGGGCAGGCCCGGGGGGTGGCCCTGGACATCCAGGAATCCGCGCCCCTGTTCGAATTCGACACCGAAATCCGCGGCGGCGCCGATCCGGCCCTGATGCGCGGGGCTGACCTGGTCATCATCACCGCCGGGCTGCCGCGCAAACCGGGCATGAGCCGCTTGGATCTGCTGGCCGCGAACCGCCAGATCCTGGCGGGCATTGCCGAGCACGTCGCCCGCTATGCCTACGACGCTTTTGTGCTGGTGGTGAGCAACCCGGTGGACCTGCTCACCTTCTGTACCTGGCAGAAACTGGGCTGGGCGCGGCGGCGGGTCTTCGGCCTGTCCGGGGTGCTGGACAGCGCCCGCATGGCCAGTTTCGTCGCCCGTGAGAGCGGTTTTTCCGTGCGCGACATCAGCGCCATGGTCATAGGCGGCCACGGCGATGCCATGGTGCCGTTGCTGCGCTATACCACCATCGCCGGCGTCCCCCTCAGCCATTTCCTGAACGACGAGGCCCGCGCCCGCGTGGTGGAGAAAACGCGCCAGGGCGGGGCGGAGATCGTCGCCCTGAAAAAAACCTCCAGCGCCTACGATGCCCCCGCCGCCGCCGTGGCCGCCATGGTGGACGCCATCGTCCATGACCGCAAACGCCTCATGCCCTGCGTGGCGGTGCTGGAGGGGGAATACGGCATGCGCGGTCTGGCCCTGGGTGTGCCCACCCGGCTCGGCCGCGACGGCGTGGAAAAAGTCGTGGAGCTGCCGTTAACGGAAGAAGAACAAGCGGCGCTGGCCGCATCCGCCCAGCCCCTGCGCGATGCTCTCGCCGGCCTGCCCGATTAG